The proteins below come from a single Aquarana catesbeiana isolate 2022-GZ linkage group LG12, ASM4218655v1, whole genome shotgun sequence genomic window:
- the TOB1 gene encoding protein Tob1 translates to MTDMQLEIQVALNFIISYLYNKLPRRRVNIFGEELDRLLKKKYEGHWYPDKPYKGSGYRCIHVGEKVEPVIEQAANESGLDIEDVRRNLPHDLNVWIDPSEVSYQIGEKGQIKVLYVDDNSENGSELDKEIKNSFNPEAQVFMPIIDQSSPVSSSPSPPFGDSAAVSPTFMPRVSQPLTFTTATFAATKFGSTKMKMNARNKIARSSPTQFGFTVNNLLKQNALSSSMHSLYGLGLTNLQQNTSALSPNAKEFMFPEMPDQGRFGMNCPNDNALGLGPFPYSNAFDMFAAYGGLNEKSLVDGLNFSLGNVQYSNQQFQPVMAN, encoded by the coding sequence ATGACAGATATGCAGCTTGAAATTCAGGTAGCTCTGAATTTTATCATCTCGTATCTGTATAACAAACTGCCCAGGCGACGAGTCAACATCTTCGGGGAGGAGCTTGATAGACTTCTAAAGAAGAAATATGAAGGCCATTGGTACCCTGACAAGCCGTACAAGGGGTCTGGCTACAGGTGCATCCACGTCGGTGAGAAGGTAGAGCCTGTCATAGAGCAGGCCGCCAACGAAAGCGGTCTGGACATTGAGGACGTACGTAGAAACCTTCCTCATGACCTCAACGTGTGGATCGATCCCTCTGAGGTGTCCTATCAGATCGGAGAGAAGGGACAGATCAAAGTACTTTATGTCGACGACAACAGCGAGAACGGATCGGAACTTGACAAGGAAATCAAGAACAGTTTTAACCCCGAGGCCCAGGTGTTCATGCCGATCATCGACCAGTCCTCTCCAGTATCCAGCTCGCCCTCGCCTCCGTTCGGTGACTCTGCCGCTGTAAGCCCGACGTTCATGCCCAGGGTCTCTCAACCTTTAACGTTTACGACTGCCACTTTTGCTGCCACCAAGTTCGGTTCCACCAAAATGAAGATGAACGCCCGCAATAAGATTGCACGGTCCTCTCCCACGCAGTTCGGCTTCACCGTCAACAACTTGTTAAAGCAGAACGCGTTGTCGTCCTCCATGCACTCGCTGTATGGCCTCGGCCTTACAAACCTCCAGCAGAATACCTCTGCCCTTTCTCCGAACGCCAAGGAGTTTATGTTCCCTGAAATGCCAGATCAAGGAAGATTTGGCATGAACTGCCCTAACGATAATGCACTAGGCCTTGGCCCCTTTCCTTACAGCAATGCCTTCGACATGTTTGCGGCGTACGGCGGTCTCAACGAGAAATCGCTAGTGGACGGCTTGAACTTCAGCCTCGGCAACGTGCAGTATTCTAATCAGCAATTCCAGCCGGTTATGGCGAACTAA